The genomic region GTGCCGTCTATCTAGCCAATCACAATTGTTAGACACTATGTGACATAGTCAGCGGCAGTAGAAATTTCTCTTGGTAGCACACACTTCCAGGCGACAGTTAAAAGTGTCGACCAAGACACCAGTTCTGTCTACAACGGTTTCAAATTTTTTTGCCAGACTAAGCATAAATTGGGCCTAAGTCATAGTAAGGCTGTTTTCATTCTGCATGCTTTCTCTCTAAAAACAAACTAACCATACCATTCCTGCACACACCCATACCACTCCTCCAAACACAGCTGCTGAAGGAAGTTCAGCAGCTGCCTCACTTCCACGCACCCAAACCAATCCCCCAAACACATCTGCTGTAGGAGGGACAGCAGATGCCTCATCTCCACTCACCCCCATCACCACCTCATCACCAGGTATTTATAACGCCATGCCCACTTCCCATTTTTTCAACTGCGTGTCTGCACCTCCAGGCATGTCCTGTGCTTCTGTGAGTTGTGAGTTAGAAGGGGAATAAATCTGATCAGTACAGTACATCAGGCTTGATAGCCATCTTATGGTCTTGGGTATGAGCCTCTTGTCATCTGCCATGACTTATCCAGATTCAGTTTGAAACAATCAAACAACTCTGTCATTTCAATGCCAAAGACAGTCTGCCTTCACCAGATATAGGTACACCATTTTTGCTTTGTGATATCCCTAAAAAACACCAGTCCAGAAGCATTTTGAGCATCAAGCCTTCCTGAATTTATATTAACTTCTATAAAATAAAGTTGATGATCCAGATACCTTACCCTCCTTTATTTAAACCTACACATGAATCCAGAAACCGTCATTAAACGTACGGTAGCCTCTAAAACTTGATTCTAAACTGAATTCATGGAAATGGTACTAATCATATGCACCGAGGAGGGAATATGCTTTGGTGGAATAGACCTCCTTCCGGGTGACAACATCATACCTTTCCCAGACTCACTCACTTATGGTTATCATTTCCTTGCCAGTAGACATCAGTGGCTTTCCTCCACACAACCCCGCACATCAACAACGTAATGATGGCACCACATTTGCCATTTACCTCTAGAGGGGCACCTGTTTTTAAGGACTCCTGACAACAGCTATTGGAACAAGCCTGTAAGATCCACACTGAGGAGATGGCCTCATGTCACCCACTCTCTCCAGTCCCCTAAAACCAAGCAATGAGGTCAGGATGTGACCTCTAGTTTTTGGAATTCTATATCTACCCATCGTCAGCAATATAATTCAGtttggagaggaaaagaggcaCCCTCTTTACAGTCCAGTCCTCACACACTAGGACGCATGTGAGGCCACTCTACATGAAAATGCTGTCGCTCCTATTTCCTAAATGTTATGTTCATCCATTATCGCATGGGTACATTTGTGGTTTAGTAGTTATTTGTTTGTCAAGCTATATTACATGACTAAGTCATAGTAAGGCTGTTTTCATTCTGCATGCTTTCCCTCCAAAAACTAGCTAGCAATACCATTCCTGCACACACCCATATCACTCCTCCAAACACAGCTGCTGTAAGAGGGACAGCAGCTGCCTTACTTCCACGCACCTCTATCACCGCCTCATCACCAGGTATTTACAACGCCATGCCCACTTCCCATTTTTTCAACTGCGTGTCTGCAAGTACATACACCCCCAGGCATGTCCTGTTCTTCTGTGAGTTGTGAGTAAGTAGTGGAAAGATCTGATCAGTACATCGGGCTTGATAGCCATCCAATGGTCTTGGGTATGAGCCTCTTGAGTTGATgaacatcatgacatcatgactTATCCAGATTCAGTTTGAAACAATCAGACAACTCTTTCATTTCAATGCCAAAGACACTGCCTTCACAAGACATAGGTACACCATTTTTGCTTTGTGATCTCCCTAAAAACCACCAGTCCAGAAGCATTTTGAGCATCAAGCCTTCCTGTATTTATAATATCTTCTATAAGATAAAGTTGATGATCCAGATACCTTACCCTCCTTTATTTAAACCTACACATGAATCCAGAAACCGTCATTAAACGTACGGTAGCCTCTAAAACTTGATTCTAAACTGAATTCATGGAAATGGTACAAATCATATGCACCAAGGAGGGAATATGCTTTGGTGGAATAGACCCTCTTTCCGGGTGACAATCCCATACCTTTCCCAGACTCACTCATTTATGGTTATCATTTCCTTGCCAGTATACATCAGCAGCTCTCCCCCACTCACCCACGCACGTCAACAAAACACATCAACTTCAGACACCCCTTCAGAAGGTAAAAGCTGATTACTCTTGTCAGTTACTCAGTTCCATGAGTGgttaacatttcatttcattcacctGTTTGATCAAACTTTTCATGCAGTAGTTactcaatctatctatctatctatctatctatctatctatctatctatctgtctatcgatctatctatctgtctatctgtctatctgtctatctatctatctacctctctctctgtgtatatatatatatatataattttatatATGGAGTTTCTGTCACAGTGTTGTAGTGAAACTCTCATTCATTATGCCATTCAGTTCATATAATTCATATAGTGTTGAATAATTTAAGTAGGTGTAGCTGTTGTGTGCAGTTTATTTGAACGACATAATTCAATTATTGTAACTTTACATACCATGTACTTATACTGTAACTAATTTTGCACTTAACTTTGCCTTCATGCATTCCAGATCTTCCTGCCTCCAACGCCAGTAACGCCAGTCCCACCATTGATGCAAATGGTACAGTCACATCACAGTAGTCTTATCTCTGTATCAAAATATCAAACCCCATTTAgttattttgagaaatgttttcttatttttaCAGTCAATGTTTTTGCAGTCAATGTTTTTACAGTCAATGTTtcaaataacacttttttttaattaaatattcAGGCAGTAAAACGCATTCAATTCACTTATGTAAAATAGAAGATCAGTTTGTCTGTCAAACAGCCTCTCAGACCTTTTAAAGAGCATTCACCTTTGGTTTACAGACACTCTGACCCCCACGCAACCTGCCTCCACTCAAACCCCAACAATCCAAGCAACAGTCACAGGTTGGCTCTCACTTAGGGGAggcttgcttgtttgttgttCACTGTAATAAACACTCATCATTTGTCATATAATTTTAAACTAATGACTCCATTTTGCCCTGTTTTCTGCTTTTCAGATAACCTGACAGAGTGTCCTGACAGTAAGTGTTAGTGTTACTAAAAATGAAATTCCAAAGACCAATCATGTCTATTGACAAAggtgtgtgaaatgaaacaaaatgcaTTGTGTTTCTTTATTCTGCAGGAGAATTTAGCATTCCGAAGAATTTTAATTTTACTGTGACGATCACAATCAGTGAAAAGGACCTCCATGGTACCACCAGTGGCCCTATCGCTCCCACCAACATTACCAATGCAACTACCCCCAGTATACCCCCAGCAATTGTTCATCATTACATGGTTGTTTTCAACAATAACGATTCTGACCCACTCAATAGTAACTTTAGCGGTAGCTCATTTACCATCACCAATCTCCAACCATGCACCCACTACAGTTTTAATGTCTTCCCCATTCCCCATAACAACACCACTCGTTGTAGACTCAAGGGTCCCACAACATTCGTCACCAGAAATATAAGTAAGTTCATTCATAATGTCATGGTACTTAATAATAATTGTTGTCCCATTGCACCATAATGTCAAAGGACATAGTCCTTCGATGTAGAATCTGACATTTTTTATGGATATATCTGTATTCTCAGTGTGCTCCATACTAATTACTATTCATTCATTAGCTGAGGGAGATGTCACACCGATATGGAATGACTCAGCAGAGGAAATGTGTTATAAGACAACATGGGAACCGGTAGAAAAACTGTGTTTTAAGGAGAATGGGACCTGTGTGGTGAGATCATTTGACCCAGCTCCCCACTGTGGTTTCATCATACAACAGCATGTACCCATCGGTATGGAATTTCTAATGTTTTATAATAATTGTGtaagaaaacacacatctaACTCACGGAAACACAGTCATAGTATATCATCAACAGCAAATAAACTCCACATTGCAGAAACAAGATGTGTTTGCACATATGAAAGCAGAGATGATGGAATTACAATATAGTGTCTGTAAATGGTACTGTCAGTGTTTATATTTCACCTCCACCATCAGGGTTTACATCTCAAAGGCCTCCATTCATTTTTCTTATGGGTTATAGGTGAACtcatgcttttttttaacaatgcTTTTTACTGGTAGACAACACTAGTGAAATCTCTACAAAGGAGTTTTAGTAGCCTGATGTTGCCTTCCCATACATTTCACTGGGTTGTGGCTTAAAGATTCTGCCCCAGGACTCCACACTCCTCTCAGTGGAAGGCCCTCAgattgtacatttacatttagtcatttagcagacgcctttatccaaagcaacttacatatgtgcgacttacaatgtatacacattttacattgatggcacactgcacatcaggagcaattaggggttcagtgtcttgctcaaggacacttcgacagggaatcgaactagcaaccttctgattactaaacgacttctctaccactgtaccactgtagcCCATCAAAACCTGAACTGAGGTCTAGGCTTGCAGCATCAAACCGAATCATAGCATGATATcatatttagtttagtttagttctgTTGTGACCTGttctgaaagacagagaaaagtgTGATGCTTAAATACTGGTAACATTGCAAGAGGCATCAGTTAGACAACCAAAAACAAAGAGGAGCTTTAAGTCATTCAGAAGAAATTCAAAGTTGTGGACAGAAGAGTAAaacatcattactttgaaatgtgAGAACAAAGTGTGTGGTACAAAGTCTGACTATTCTGTGTTATAGAAGTGTTAGAATGTGTGTCAAAGCTGTTTATCGTTATGCATGTACCTCCTTGTGCAAGGGGCTTAAATGGCATAATACACTTCTTGTTGGCATAACCCAATCTAATATTTACAGaatataaaaaattataatgTGTGCAAAGAATTACAAACTGGTTTTAAAAGTTCAAAATATTATTTTGCAGTTGATAGCATTAAACTGAAATATATAAACAAGACATACCCTATCGAGATTGAATGGGAAAACAAACCCAGCGAATGCCAAAATAAGAATTTGACTTTCAACTGTAGAGGTAAGAAAGGTATAATTTTGGTTCAAACATTAAGACATTTATCTATCATGTTATAAATGTGGTTTATGGTAAATGTGAAttgtaataaaaacatttgtctttgaAGGACCAGATGGTATATCTTATACAGACGGAAAGTTAAAACCATTTGAAGTTTATAACTGCATCGCAACCTACAGCAACTCCAATTTTACTCTTCAAGCCCAAGAAACTGTTTCTACTGAATGTGGTAAGATACTATTTCTGCTATTTTTGAATTATCCAGTCTAGATTATGTAGGTTCAGTCATGGAAATCCTGAAAAAAGTCTTGGGATTAGATTGTCATATGTAggtctaatatatatatatatatatatttatatatatatatttagagagagagagatagatatagagagagagaaagagagagagagagatagagagatagatacaaATTATGTTATATACTCCATGTTCCATGGATAATGTTACATTGTGTGAACTTCTTAAGCGATAGTTTCCACTTGAATTGATGGCCTAACTAGCCTATTCAGAATggatggaaggaaggaaaagGTTGTTGTTTTACTAATTCAATAGTTAGGCCCAACCTGTGGAGCAAACTATGCAATATTGTGTACTTGTAGGTCATGAAAGGTCATGGATATTTAATTAGAGGTCCTTGAAAAGTCGTGGAAAGTTTTGATGTACACATAATAATGACCAGTGGAGAAATTCACACATGCAAGGAGATACAAATGTTCTCATGCATTTCTGTCTGTCAACACACAGTACCATCTAATACAATTCACATATAAACCCATAGCAGTGTTGCCATTAATAGTTTTGAAATACAAACCTTGATCTGGATGGTGAAATTAAGACTACTTATGGAatatatgtgtgattatgtctGTCAATGTTGTTTCCTTTATAGATGTAAAGGTTGAAATACCACACATCATAGCCACAAGCACATCCCTCACTCTCCAAAGAAATAGTACATTTGGAGGTTGCACTGGTGTAAATTTCACCTTTGAGACCACATGTGGTGAATTTAAGGATGACAGTAAGTGATTAAATATCGTTATTCCTTAACTTTCAAATACAAAGATTTACTGAAAGGGCCCCTTGGTTGATACAATTAACTATCCTCAGCACTATTCTAGATCAGTGTAGTttgtttgaaattaatttgaatctGAAAATGTGAAATGATAGAATAATAATTGTATTCCATTCAGTATCTGCAGTAAATtaacaatgatgatgatttctgtctgttttgtttttcagagaGCAACAACCAGAATGACACCATTAAGTTCAGTGGTTTAAAACCTTACACCCCCTATACGTGCAAAGTTACCATGAAATATAATGATGAAATTCTAAAATCAGTTACTGAAAAAAACAGGACTTCCGCTGACCGTAAGTTATTCTTGAATATTTGTTTAAACTTGCATTCCACCATTGCTATAACAGTGTACTGGAAAAGTATGAAAAACTAATCTCCTGGATTTCTTTGGTGTGGTGTCTTAGTTCTAAGTAAATGTGAAGCAGGTAATAAAATATCATTGGGATTTTCACCCTTGAGGATTTAGGGGTGAAATTGAAGCATCCTAGAATAAACCTGAAAAGTGCCTCAGAGAACTTGAAGTGATTATGCTTCCCACATTAAAAGAAGTGAACAAGTTggactgatttattttttattttttagctTTCATAATCCTGACTTGTTGTTGCACACTAAGCATGCAGACAACCTGGAAAGCAACACCTCCCcccttaaataaaaaaactttgCATGTTACATCGTTCATCTGCAGCCAGAACTAGGGACATAACTCACCTCTACAGCACGTAGGGTGTTTAGTGATAGTGCCACTAAGAACTGTTTTAAGAGTTGTtcgtatatatattttgtaaatgGAGAATTTGTATTCAATTAAACAAACAGCCCTCCTTTCGTGAATAATATTAATCATGATGTATTGATCAGCAGACATGAACAAAATatctattttttcttttgtcaaaATGCCAAGTTCATTGAGGTACCTTGAGGTAAAATGACTGTATTCCAGAGAAATATTAGCTTATTGACAAAGGGGGCAAATAGAGGGTACCATGGCTACTTTAATAACCTTTATTTTTAGTTTTTGGGCCACATTATAGGGCAGTCTGTTTAAAGAACGTGTCACCCCCTCGACTGTAAACGTTTGCTTTATTCCTGCTGTGTGTGAtcattcagtcatatgcaacgttACTCTGTTACTGTTTCTGTTACTGCCCCTACTTCATATTTGTATTCATGCACCGATCAGTTATTCAGCTTTACTTGCCCTTTGACTGGCATTACGTTTAGTGTGATGAATTCAGAAGTGTTAAACAAGTAACTCTGTTATTGTTGTGGATGTTCTCTGAGTCAACATGGCAACCTATGTACACCTGTATAGCCTGAAAGAAAAGTGGAAAGAGTTAATATGACAGTGACTGGTCGGTCCAGAAGACTGGCTGGGTATTAACTTGTGTTTATGGAATACAAAAATTAATAGTGTTTTTTTGACAGACCCTGCTCCACCAACAATCATCCATATAAGGAATCGGCCCTCAAATAACGCTTTACATGTAACATGTAAAAATGGAACATGGAATGGTGGGAAAGGAAAGTTTCATGCAACAATATACTATACTGGGAGTATAGTGAGAAATGAACCTCAAATTGAGGACAAATGTGATTTTAAGTTTGAAGACCTCAGCTACtcaacacaatacacaatagAGGTACATTTGGCAATGTacacacaatgtacacacacacacacacacacatatatataaaaaaccaTATGACAATttgccatacacacagacatttaactATTCTCGTGTCCTGCACGGAATCCTCATACAATCCTCTCTGTACAGGTTAAAGCTGTGAATGCAGATCATAAGTCATCAAATCCAATAAAGGAATCGATGTATACATCATGTGAGTATAATTTCACATTGCtggtattaaaataaaaatgtgcaaACTAGTAGAAAACCTCTTTTAATTTGAATTATTTTAATCACccaacaaaatgcaaaacatggAATTCCTTTGCAGATAATGACAAAGCTGTCATTGGAATCTTGGCTTTCTTCATCATTCTGACCACCATTGCCCTCCTATGTGTTCTGTATAAAATCTACATTCTCCAGAAGAAGAAAGATAAGTGCGTATTCCTTTTAGCAATGCCTTAACATGTTACTGTATCCAAACcattctttttttgcttttgttttcttaTCTAAACTTATTTACCTTAGAAAAAACCCTCAAAATATGTCATGTTATTGCAATTGACCTTTACAGTGACAACAACGAAGAAGAAATCCCACTTTCAACAAGTAAGTGAATCTTTTTGTCAATGAAAATCAAGATGGCAGAGAATCACTGTCtattcagtttttttctcaTGGCTTCGTCATATTACATCATCTATACAGACCCCTTGATGACAGTGGAACCCATCGCCGCTGACAACCTCCTAGATGCCTACAAGAAGAAAATTGCAGATGAAGGCCGTCTTTTCCTAGCAGAATTTCAGGTGCATACCTCATTGTTCTACTTATACTGATGGAATGGATCATTTCAATTCATGTACCAGTATTCACTCAGAGATGTGGTCTATCGATTGATTGACTccatgattgattgattgattgcccTGTTGCCTGCAGAGTATTCCCAGGATTTTCAGTAATTACACCGTCAAAGAGGCCAAGAATCCGGATAACCAAGCAAAGAACCGTTACGTAGACATCCTTCCAtgtaagcatattttttttgtcatgaagTAAAGTACATGAAGTTAATACCAACAAGCTAAATAATGCTTTACTGGGGTTCATTTTGTGAAGCCTGTATTTGCTTGATATTTTCACATTTGTAGACGACTACAATCGAGTGCAGCTCTCAGGCGCTGGCGGAGGGGTAGAAGCTGGTGGGGACTACATCAATGCCAGCTTCATTGAGGTGAGTCTTAGTACATCCTTATGCTTGCAAGGCATGTTTTTGGTAATAAAAACATTACCAAGACCAGCCTACTGAATGACCTTCATGCAGTGGACTCACAGTCCACCAACGCCATCTATGCATGAGTGAAGTCTCTCActgttgctttctctctctgcagggttTCAAGGAGCCAAAGAAGTACATTGCTGCCCAAGGTGAGGCTCTGTGAGGTGTTTTCTGTGGGCGCTGCTGGTAACTCTGTATctgctgtggtgttgtgttgtgtatgtatggcgGATGTGTTCGTTTGGAGTAATGAGATGTCTGTGCACAGGCCCCAAGGAAGAGACCATACTGCATTTCTGGAGAATGATCTGGGAGCAGAAATCCTCCATCATCGTCATGGTGACTCGCTGCGAGGAAGGGAACAGGGTAAGTGGATGAGAGCATCGGCTTTGCACCACTTGGTCCATGGTAATGCACTGGCCATTTGACGAACACTTTCATGTGTATTCAATTTGCCCCTGTTGCCTCCACTTGCTTCTTTCATATCTGCTCTGGTAACAGAAACAGAGGACATACTTACAACTTGTCATTGACcgctttatttttgttttctggcGACGTAGAACAAATGTGCTCAGTATTGGCCATCcatggagagagaaacggagatcTACGAAGACTTTGTGTTAAAAATTAAGAAAGAAGAACTCTGTCCTGACTACATCATCCGCCACCTCACCATAATCAATGTAAGTCagccttctttctttctttctttgttttttttctcatcataTTACTTCGCCTTGAAGAAGCCTTGACGTTTAAACTTAAGCCTAGCTGTTCACAAATGAGCAGGTACATAAATACGATTATTACTGTGACTGTAAAACTACATGCATGACATGCACAAGGGTTTCAAGGTTGATCTCATTTATATCTGTAGAAACTGCCCTATATTCTGAAGAAATGTTCTGGTATAGCACAGGGCTAGCATGCAACTTATTGAGTGCAAGCTCCAAGATGTTGATCAAGAGCAACAGCAGGTCCACTGCCATTAAAATAGccaatgaaatgtgtgttttggttactcccttcccttgtacgtcgctttggacaaaagcgtctgctaaatgactaaatgtaaatgtaaatgtactaatACCACCCTGACAGTCTCAGAAATCACATTGTAAAAGCACTATTAGTAAAGACCGCAAATTAAAATAGCAGTTTTTTGTGTGAATTTTTGCGATCAAAATGACAGATTTGACGAGTTATACTAGAAAAATTCACGAGAGCTACGAATCAGACATCAGAAAGATTAactatttatattttaaaatattttttataattgtattttaatcttttttttattattattatactataatataatGGTTTTTAAAGATTTTCCGTGTATTCTTACATCTTATTTCATGCAATGGACACACAAGAACACTCATTTTATGTTTCATCTGATTTCACAAACTTCTAAGAACttacacaaccatacacaacCAACCATACTATACGTCCACACTACAATGTTGTTGAAATTAAGTTGAAATGAATTTTCATGCCTTGGTTTGAACTCCAAAATCACAAGTTCATGTTAATATTCAGAACAGTAATCATGAATAAACCAGCATCCTATTATTGTTTAAAGaaccaaacagaaaacatgattATTCAAAATGTGTTGACTATTCCTGGACTTACTTTTATTTGATTCACTCAAATTAGGCTTCAATAGACCTATGCATGAATTTATTGCATGAATAAACAGTGGGAAGCAACAATATTTTAGAAGGGAAACAATTAACGATCGAAATCAGCCAGTACATCAAAGTAAACCATTTGTtttttcgccactgacaggatcgtaaatgttattataagggtctgacaacatggaaaggattcCTACAGAGATACATCTGTGTTTAactacctcaataactgttAAGATACTGTAGAAAA from Clupea harengus chromosome 10, Ch_v2.0.2, whole genome shotgun sequence harbors:
- the ptprc gene encoding receptor-type tyrosine-protein phosphatase C isoform X3 — protein: MVVFNNNDSDPLNSNFSGSSFTITNLQPCTHYSFNVFPIPHNNTTRCRLKGPTTFVTRNITEGDVTPIWNDSAEEMCYKTTWEPVEKLCFKENGTCVVRSFDPAPHCGFIIQQHVPIVDSIKLKYINKTYPIEIEWENKPSECQNKNLTFNCRGPDGISYTDGKLKPFEVYNCIATYSNSNFTLQAQETVSTECDVKVEIPHIIATSTSLTLQRNSTFGGCTGVNFTFETTCGEFKDDKSNNQNDTIKFSGLKPYTPYTCKVTMKYNDEILKSVTEKNRTSADHPAPPTIIHIRNRPSNNALHVTCKNGTWNGGKGKFHATIYYTGSIVRNEPQIEDKCDFKFEDLSYSTQYTIEVKAVNADHKSSNPIKESMYTSYNDKAVIGILAFFIILTTIALLCVLYKIYILQKKKDNDNNEEEIPLSTNPLMTVEPIAADNLLDAYKKKIADEGRLFLAEFQSIPRIFSNYTVKEAKNPDNQAKNRYVDILPYDYNRVQLSGAGGGVEAGGDYINASFIEGFKEPKKYIAAQGPKEETILHFWRMIWEQKSSIIVMVTRCEEGNRNKCAQYWPSMERETEIYEDFVLKIKKEELCPDYIIRHLTIINLKDKSTEREVTHIQFTSWPDHGVPSEPHLLLKLRRRVNSFSNFFSGPIVVHCSAGVGRTGTYIGIDAMMESLNAEGVMDIYGYVVKMRRQRCLMVQVEAQYILIHQALIEFNQFGDTEVPLTELHSSITTLQAKDLDEPTLMEGEFQRLPKYRNWRTLNTAITEENKKKNRYSTFIPYDFNRVLVKLEEESSRESDQDDDDDDYSSDDDEEESTQYINASYIDGYWSPRSLIAAQGPLAGTIPEFWQMVYQKKVKNIVMLSKCKEGDQELCAEYWGQEKKTYKDISVEDTASVTSPAYIKRTIQLQHAKRKDARKVQQYHFQSWPEEGLPQNPQDLVDMIKSIKQSIGSSRADRSVPVVVHCQNGTTRSGIFCALWNLLESANTENLVDIFQVCKSLRKERQGMISDFEHYQFLHQAVGGAFPAQNGEVRQTSASPTDSVQIVNEVPASTTTVDQQVAESAPAPLQVEQAESKDDAEMEKEADAAESSTLLPAGGVSEVGEAAAQPSTANGPTITLEV
- the ptprc gene encoding receptor-type tyrosine-protein phosphatase C isoform X1: MARLSGLKALLALATLIGSTQHAVAQDASTAAAPTADLPASNASNASPTIDANDTLTPTQPASTQTPTIQATVTDNLTECPDREFSIPKNFNFTVTITISEKDLHGTTSGPIAPTNITNATTPSIPPAIVHHYMVVFNNNDSDPLNSNFSGSSFTITNLQPCTHYSFNVFPIPHNNTTRCRLKGPTTFVTRNITEGDVTPIWNDSAEEMCYKTTWEPVEKLCFKENGTCVVRSFDPAPHCGFIIQQHVPIVDSIKLKYINKTYPIEIEWENKPSECQNKNLTFNCRGPDGISYTDGKLKPFEVYNCIATYSNSNFTLQAQETVSTECDVKVEIPHIIATSTSLTLQRNSTFGGCTGVNFTFETTCGEFKDDKSNNQNDTIKFSGLKPYTPYTCKVTMKYNDEILKSVTEKNRTSADHPAPPTIIHIRNRPSNNALHVTCKNGTWNGGKGKFHATIYYTGSIVRNEPQIEDKCDFKFEDLSYSTQYTIEVKAVNADHKSSNPIKESMYTSYNDKAVIGILAFFIILTTIALLCVLYKIYILQKKKDNDNNEEEIPLSTNPLMTVEPIAADNLLDAYKKKIADEGRLFLAEFQSIPRIFSNYTVKEAKNPDNQAKNRYVDILPYDYNRVQLSGAGGGVEAGGDYINASFIEGFKEPKKYIAAQGPKEETILHFWRMIWEQKSSIIVMVTRCEEGNRNKCAQYWPSMERETEIYEDFVLKIKKEELCPDYIIRHLTIINLKDKSTEREVTHIQFTSWPDHGVPSEPHLLLKLRRRVNSFSNFFSGPIVVHCSAGVGRTGTYIGIDAMMESLNAEGVMDIYGYVVKMRRQRCLMVQVEAQYILIHQALIEFNQFGDTEVPLTELHSSITTLQAKDLDEPTLMEGEFQRLPKYRNWRTLNTAITEENKKKNRYSTFIPYDFNRVLVKLEEESSRESDQDDDDDDYSSDDDEEESTQYINASYIDGYWSPRSLIAAQGPLAGTIPEFWQMVYQKKVKNIVMLSKCKEGDQELCAEYWGQEKKTYKDISVEDTASVTSPAYIKRTIQLQHAKRKDARKVQQYHFQSWPEEGLPQNPQDLVDMIKSIKQSIGSSRADRSVPVVVHCQNGTTRSGIFCALWNLLESANTENLVDIFQVCKSLRKERQGMISDFEHYQFLHQAVGGAFPAQNGEVRQTSASPTDSVQIVNEVPASTTTVDQQVAESAPAPLQVEQAESKDDAEMEKEADAAESSTLLPAGGVSEVGEAAAQPSTANGPTITLEV
- the ptprc gene encoding receptor-type tyrosine-protein phosphatase C isoform X2, which encodes MARLSGLKALLALATLIGSTQHAVAQDASTAAAPTADLPASNASNASPTIDANDNLTECPDREFSIPKNFNFTVTITISEKDLHGTTSGPIAPTNITNATTPSIPPAIVHHYMVVFNNNDSDPLNSNFSGSSFTITNLQPCTHYSFNVFPIPHNNTTRCRLKGPTTFVTRNITEGDVTPIWNDSAEEMCYKTTWEPVEKLCFKENGTCVVRSFDPAPHCGFIIQQHVPIVDSIKLKYINKTYPIEIEWENKPSECQNKNLTFNCRGPDGISYTDGKLKPFEVYNCIATYSNSNFTLQAQETVSTECDVKVEIPHIIATSTSLTLQRNSTFGGCTGVNFTFETTCGEFKDDKSNNQNDTIKFSGLKPYTPYTCKVTMKYNDEILKSVTEKNRTSADHPAPPTIIHIRNRPSNNALHVTCKNGTWNGGKGKFHATIYYTGSIVRNEPQIEDKCDFKFEDLSYSTQYTIEVKAVNADHKSSNPIKESMYTSYNDKAVIGILAFFIILTTIALLCVLYKIYILQKKKDNDNNEEEIPLSTNPLMTVEPIAADNLLDAYKKKIADEGRLFLAEFQSIPRIFSNYTVKEAKNPDNQAKNRYVDILPYDYNRVQLSGAGGGVEAGGDYINASFIEGFKEPKKYIAAQGPKEETILHFWRMIWEQKSSIIVMVTRCEEGNRNKCAQYWPSMERETEIYEDFVLKIKKEELCPDYIIRHLTIINLKDKSTEREVTHIQFTSWPDHGVPSEPHLLLKLRRRVNSFSNFFSGPIVVHCSAGVGRTGTYIGIDAMMESLNAEGVMDIYGYVVKMRRQRCLMVQVEAQYILIHQALIEFNQFGDTEVPLTELHSSITTLQAKDLDEPTLMEGEFQRLPKYRNWRTLNTAITEENKKKNRYSTFIPYDFNRVLVKLEEESSRESDQDDDDDDYSSDDDEEESTQYINASYIDGYWSPRSLIAAQGPLAGTIPEFWQMVYQKKVKNIVMLSKCKEGDQELCAEYWGQEKKTYKDISVEDTASVTSPAYIKRTIQLQHAKRKDARKVQQYHFQSWPEEGLPQNPQDLVDMIKSIKQSIGSSRADRSVPVVVHCQNGTTRSGIFCALWNLLESANTENLVDIFQVCKSLRKERQGMISDFEHYQFLHQAVGGAFPAQNGEVRQTSASPTDSVQIVNEVPASTTTVDQQVAESAPAPLQVEQAESKDDAEMEKEADAAESSTLLPAGGVSEVGEAAAQPSTANGPTITLEV